A portion of the Nitrospira defluvii genome contains these proteins:
- a CDS encoding inorganic phosphate transporter — MAELSGLLLVVVVLALLFDFSNGWHDSANAIATVVSTRVVSPSTAVLVAGGLNVAGAFMSTAVAKMVGTGIVDPQSVTQTVVASALAGAIIWNFLTLLLGLPTSSSHALIGGLVGAALTHGGMAAVKFSGLRSVLEAMILSPFFGFAIGLVLMAILSWIFFRVQRAVALRLFSRMQLISASFMAFSHGANDAQKAMGIITLALVSAGAIPTAEVPTWVIGSCAIAMGLGTAVGGWRIVRTLGMRIVKLEPVHGFAAETGAAIVLMATAHIGLPVSTTHTITSTVMGVGAVKRLSAVRWGVTRRILSAWLFTLPGAALLSTICYLLLSKLA, encoded by the coding sequence ATGGCTGAACTGAGCGGACTATTGTTGGTGGTCGTGGTCCTGGCGTTGCTCTTCGATTTTTCCAATGGATGGCACGACAGCGCCAATGCCATTGCGACGGTAGTCTCAACCCGCGTGGTGAGTCCGTCGACCGCGGTCCTCGTGGCCGGTGGGCTCAACGTGGCCGGCGCGTTTATGTCGACGGCGGTGGCCAAGATGGTCGGGACAGGCATCGTCGATCCCCAGTCGGTCACCCAGACTGTGGTGGCCTCGGCGTTGGCCGGTGCCATCATCTGGAATTTTCTCACGTTGTTATTGGGCTTGCCGACCAGTTCGTCGCATGCGCTCATCGGCGGCTTGGTCGGTGCGGCGCTGACGCATGGCGGCATGGCTGCCGTCAAGTTTTCAGGCTTACGCTCGGTGCTGGAGGCGATGATCCTGTCGCCCTTTTTCGGGTTTGCCATCGGGCTGGTGTTGATGGCGATCTTGAGTTGGATCTTTTTCCGGGTGCAGCGGGCCGTCGCCCTGCGCTTGTTTTCGCGTATGCAGCTGATCTCTGCGAGCTTTATGGCGTTCAGCCATGGGGCGAATGATGCGCAGAAGGCCATGGGGATCATCACGTTGGCACTTGTGTCGGCCGGGGCCATCCCGACCGCAGAAGTCCCGACCTGGGTGATTGGGTCCTGTGCCATTGCGATGGGTCTTGGCACCGCGGTGGGCGGATGGCGAATCGTGCGGACCCTGGGCATGCGGATCGTCAAACTGGAACCGGTTCACGGGTTCGCGGCAGAGACCGGCGCGGCGATCGTGCTGATGGCGACGGCCCACATTGGTCTTCCGGTCAGTACGACTCACACCATCACATCGACGGTGATGGGCGTCGGGGCGGTGAAGCGGCTTTCGGCGGTGCGGTGGGGGGTGACGAGGCGGATCTTGTCTGCCTGGTTGTTCACGTTGCCGGGGGCGGCGCTGCTCTCGACTATTTGTTATCTGCTCCTATCGAAACTGGCGTAG
- a CDS encoding TlpA disulfide reductase family protein — MTDQINQTSAGAAARRGPNRTVVVLVAAAILGVMFLVVWLQSSKYEPLVVGKQAPDFQLPDLNDKPLRLSDYRGKVVFLNFWATWCKPCREEMPSMEVLYKNFEKDGLVILAVSIDRVTTKKEIPPFVKGLNLTFPVLVDSWGQTDKRYKLMGVPETYIIDQQGVLREKVIGPRDWTRLDNLKVLTQLLKPAEKAASSPAPQVAPAS, encoded by the coding sequence ATGACGGATCAGATCAATCAGACATCTGCCGGCGCTGCGGCGCGAAGGGGACCTAATCGAACGGTCGTCGTGCTGGTTGCCGCCGCCATTCTCGGGGTGATGTTTCTGGTCGTGTGGCTGCAGAGTTCGAAGTACGAACCCCTCGTCGTCGGTAAGCAGGCGCCGGACTTTCAGCTCCCCGACTTGAACGATAAGCCATTGCGCTTGTCGGACTACCGGGGAAAGGTCGTCTTCTTGAATTTCTGGGCGACGTGGTGCAAGCCCTGCCGCGAAGAAATGCCCTCCATGGAAGTGTTGTACAAGAACTTTGAGAAGGATGGATTGGTGATCCTTGCCGTCAGCATTGATCGGGTCACCACTAAAAAGGAGATCCCGCCCTTCGTCAAAGGGCTGAATCTCACCTTCCCGGTTCTGGTCGATTCCTGGGGACAGACGGATAAGCGGTACAAGTTGATGGGGGTCCCCGAGACCTACATTATCGATCAGCAAGGCGTGTTGCGTGAAAAGGTGATTGGGCCTCGAGATTGGACGCGTCTGGACAATCTCAAGGTGCTCACTCAACTGTTAAAGCCTGCGGAAAAGGCGGCCAGTTCACCCGCCCCTCAGGTGGCGCCGGCCTCGTGA
- a CDS encoding DUF47 domain-containing protein — protein sequence MFGLIPREEAFFDLFKNAAHNMIEGSRLLKDMTEDFRNPVEKAKRIKDVEHVGDGITHEIARKLNQTFITPIDREDIHDLASALDDILDVVEAIADRFVLYKVVAPTEAAIRLANVLYQAAVEVGATVDLLGKSHQAVTECSVRVNSLENEADRISRDAISALFEKETDPIAVIKWKEIYENFEAGTDRCEDVANILERIALKHT from the coding sequence ATGTTTGGGCTCATACCGCGGGAAGAAGCGTTTTTCGATTTGTTCAAGAATGCCGCCCACAACATGATCGAAGGCAGTCGCCTGCTGAAAGACATGACGGAAGATTTCCGAAATCCAGTTGAGAAGGCAAAGCGCATCAAAGACGTTGAACATGTCGGCGACGGTATCACGCACGAAATTGCCAGGAAGCTCAACCAGACCTTCATCACGCCGATCGACCGGGAAGACATTCATGATTTAGCCAGCGCGCTGGACGATATCCTGGATGTGGTCGAGGCGATTGCCGATCGATTCGTGTTGTACAAGGTGGTGGCGCCTACGGAGGCGGCGATTCGGTTGGCAAACGTGCTGTATCAGGCGGCGGTCGAAGTCGGTGCCACAGTCGATTTGCTCGGCAAGTCGCATCAAGCGGTCACGGAATGCAGTGTGCGGGTCAATAGCCTGGAGAATGAAGCCGACCGGATCTCGCGCGACGCCATCTCGGCGTTATTCGAGAAGGAAACGGATCCGATCGCCGTCATCAAATGGAAAGAGATCTACGAAAATTTTGAAGCGGGGACCGATCGCTGTGAAGATGTCGCCAACATTCTGGAGCGCATCGCATTGAAACACACGTGA
- the pnpS gene encoding two-component system histidine kinase PnpS produces MNLGIRWKVALGTLAAVLVGLVVAGWLVIRSVEQTELGRLAEMLETRSGLAAITLRPLFDQSGPTVPPSQLHATIRELSQQAHLRITIIRQDGTVLSDSAVPADGLAHVDNHLSRPEVAHALASGRGMDIRASQTTGERTYYVARLLTDPAQRHSGTPVIRLGLPLTSIDERVRHIQQDLLTAFGAAFLLAMLLSLWVSRNLTKPLSEMAAAARQLAEGAPGIRLVVASTDEVGLLAQTLNQMTDQLETKIKEVSDDRAQLLAMLIAMVEGVMVLDYRGTVVQVNPALERMFALELTESRGRHYAEVIRHEGLTALVSAVLETRSGQGGEITLSPSGRCLRVEASIAGGNREQEACAVFVFHDITELRRLEKIRKDFVANVSHELRTPLTSIKGYVEALLDGGKDDPGTATAFLEIIMRQSNRLNLILDDLLQLSQIESGQVLFRREPVELRALLERTIAVIKPLADKKQHHIELTLPDDYMVVEGDEERLVQVFINLLENAVKYTPDHGRISMTIRRVPGRPGASRAMIEVVIADSGIGIPDADRPRVFERFYRVDKARSRELGGTGLGLAIVKHIVEAHSGLVWVEGNVPRGSRFVVHLPVAEGLPTPVSIGADNK; encoded by the coding sequence ATGAACCTCGGCATCCGGTGGAAAGTCGCCCTGGGCACACTCGCCGCCGTTCTCGTCGGCCTCGTGGTCGCGGGATGGCTGGTCATCCGTTCCGTGGAGCAGACCGAACTCGGGCGCCTGGCCGAGATGCTGGAGACTCGCAGCGGCTTGGCCGCGATAACACTCCGGCCGCTGTTCGATCAGTCCGGCCCCACCGTGCCGCCCTCCCAGCTCCATGCCACGATCCGTGAATTGAGCCAACAGGCTCATCTCCGTATTACCATCATCCGGCAGGATGGCACGGTCTTGTCCGATAGCGCCGTTCCCGCAGACGGACTTGCGCACGTCGACAACCACCTCTCCCGGCCTGAAGTGGCCCATGCACTGGCCTCAGGGCGCGGCATGGATATCAGAGCCAGCCAGACGACCGGCGAGCGCACCTATTACGTCGCTCGCCTGCTGACAGACCCCGCGCAACGACACTCCGGCACTCCGGTCATCCGCCTCGGCCTTCCTCTGACCTCGATCGACGAGCGTGTCCGCCACATCCAGCAGGATCTGTTGACGGCCTTCGGCGCAGCTTTTCTGCTGGCCATGCTGCTGAGTCTCTGGGTCTCTCGCAATCTCACGAAACCGCTCTCTGAAATGGCCGCGGCCGCCCGGCAACTGGCCGAGGGCGCGCCTGGAATCCGGTTGGTCGTCGCCTCGACGGACGAGGTGGGATTGCTGGCCCAAACCCTGAACCAGATGACCGATCAATTAGAGACGAAAATCAAGGAGGTATCCGACGATCGCGCACAGCTTCTGGCCATGCTGATCGCCATGGTCGAGGGTGTCATGGTGCTGGATTACCGGGGCACCGTCGTCCAGGTGAATCCGGCGTTGGAGCGCATGTTCGCCCTCGAACTGACGGAGTCGCGAGGCCGTCACTATGCCGAAGTGATCCGTCATGAGGGCCTGACCGCGCTCGTGTCCGCGGTGCTCGAGACTCGCTCCGGGCAGGGAGGGGAAATCACCCTCTCACCCAGCGGCCGCTGCCTGCGGGTGGAGGCCTCGATCGCGGGCGGCAATCGCGAACAGGAGGCCTGTGCGGTTTTCGTGTTTCACGACATCACGGAACTGCGACGGCTGGAAAAAATCCGCAAGGATTTCGTCGCGAACGTGTCCCACGAGCTTCGCACACCGCTCACATCGATCAAAGGCTATGTGGAAGCCCTGCTGGACGGGGGCAAGGATGACCCTGGGACAGCCACAGCCTTCCTCGAAATCATCATGCGACAAAGCAATCGCCTCAATCTGATTCTGGATGACCTACTGCAATTGTCACAGATCGAATCAGGCCAGGTGCTGTTCCGCCGTGAGCCGGTTGAGCTACGCGCCCTACTGGAACGCACGATCGCGGTGATCAAGCCCCTGGCCGACAAAAAGCAGCACCACATCGAGCTGACGCTGCCCGACGACTACATGGTGGTAGAGGGTGACGAGGAGCGCCTGGTCCAAGTGTTCATCAACCTGCTGGAAAATGCCGTGAAGTACACGCCGGATCACGGCCGGATTTCGATGACCATACGCCGGGTGCCGGGACGGCCTGGCGCCTCACGTGCCATGATCGAGGTCGTCATAGCCGATTCAGGCATCGGCATTCCCGACGCGGATCGCCCGCGGGTGTTTGAGCGGTTCTACCGGGTCGATAAAGCCCGCTCCCGCGAACTCGGCGGAACCGGCTTGGGACTCGCCATCGTGAAACATATTGTGGAAGCTCATAGCGGCTTGGTGTGGGTGGAAGGTAATGTCCCGAGGGGCAGCCGCTTTGTCGTGCATCTCCCCGTCGCCGAGGGACTTCCTACGCCAGTTTCGATAGGAGCAGATAACAAATAG
- a CDS encoding cytochrome c biogenesis CcdA family protein: MSDSMQSISLVAAFSAGLLSFVSPCVLPLVPSYISYITGLSIEQLTDVSERSRFRKAIVLNSLLFIAGFSAVFVAFGASASLLGQALITYQEHLRRFGGIVVIVFGLYLLGVLNLNFLKMEHRYQFRNRPAGFLGSFLIGVAFAAGWTPCVGPVLGTILLYASTTESMFSGIILLTCYSLGLALPLFLTALGVDRFLSYFKEVRAYLWGVSTVSGVLLIVVGVMIYANSLTMITSFLERYGIGWYLGQ, encoded by the coding sequence GTGAGTGACTCGATGCAGTCGATCTCATTGGTGGCCGCGTTTTCTGCCGGCTTGTTGTCGTTCGTGTCCCCCTGTGTGTTGCCCCTCGTGCCCTCCTACATTTCCTATATTACCGGGCTATCGATTGAACAATTGACCGATGTCTCGGAGCGAAGCCGATTCCGCAAGGCGATTGTCCTCAATTCCCTCCTGTTTATTGCAGGATTCTCGGCCGTGTTTGTGGCATTCGGAGCTTCGGCAAGCCTGTTGGGTCAGGCCTTGATCACCTACCAGGAGCATCTGCGACGATTCGGGGGAATCGTGGTGATCGTGTTCGGTCTCTATTTGCTGGGCGTGTTGAATCTCAATTTTCTGAAGATGGAGCATCGATACCAGTTCCGAAACCGGCCGGCCGGGTTTCTGGGCTCGTTCCTGATAGGCGTCGCGTTTGCGGCGGGATGGACACCCTGTGTGGGACCTGTCTTGGGAACCATTCTCCTGTACGCCAGCACGACTGAATCCATGTTCAGTGGCATCATCTTGCTCACCTGTTATTCGTTGGGGTTGGCCCTGCCGTTGTTCCTCACCGCGCTGGGCGTCGATCGATTCCTGAGTTACTTCAAGGAAGTGCGAGCCTATCTCTGGGGCGTCTCAACCGTCAGCGGGGTATTACTCATCGTTGTAGGCGTGATGATTTATGCCAATTCGCTGACCATGATCACGAGCTTTCTCGAGCGATACGGGATCGGCTGGTATCTCGGGCAATAA
- a CDS encoding response regulator transcription factor, producing the protein MALPTSTHKKILIVEDEKDILQLVKLYLEKEGFRTVSAMTGTEGLRQVKAEHPDLVILDLMLPELDGLEVCKRIRLNQETTLLPILMLTAKAEESDTVIGLELGADDYVTKPFSPKALVARVKALLRRLDRHANSPQTQYQYGPLTVDLSRHEVKLKGEEVTLTAKEFGLLEHLLRNVGRVLTRDVLLSAVWGYDYYGTTRTVDVHVRRLKQKLPILDDAIVSIKSLGYKLRETDLPA; encoded by the coding sequence ATGGCACTGCCTACCAGCACGCACAAAAAAATCCTGATCGTCGAAGACGAAAAGGACATTCTCCAGCTCGTCAAACTATATCTGGAGAAAGAGGGTTTCCGGACGGTCTCCGCCATGACCGGCACAGAGGGGTTGCGCCAAGTGAAAGCCGAACACCCGGATCTGGTCATTCTGGACCTCATGCTCCCCGAGTTGGACGGCTTGGAAGTGTGCAAACGAATCCGCCTGAATCAGGAGACGACACTCCTGCCCATCCTGATGCTGACCGCCAAGGCTGAGGAGTCCGACACAGTGATCGGGCTGGAGCTGGGAGCCGACGATTACGTCACCAAACCCTTCAGCCCCAAGGCGCTGGTGGCGCGGGTGAAAGCCCTGCTCCGGCGATTGGACCGCCATGCGAACAGCCCTCAGACGCAATATCAATATGGTCCACTGACGGTGGACCTTTCTCGCCATGAGGTCAAGCTGAAGGGCGAAGAGGTCACCCTCACGGCGAAAGAGTTCGGCCTGCTGGAGCACCTGTTGCGCAACGTGGGACGGGTGTTGACTCGTGACGTGCTGCTCAGCGCCGTCTGGGGATACGACTATTACGGGACGACACGGACGGTGGACGTTCACGTGCGACGGCTGAAACAGAAACTCCCGATCCTGGATGACGCCATCGTGTCGATCAAATCACTCGGCTACAAATTGCGCGAAACCGACCTCCCTGCATGA
- a CDS encoding TlpA disulfide reductase family protein — MSVTMKRWTVCSMVGVGLVIGGAILGDARGESSPANPSFVPVANRAPQVDDEAPNFLLKDSQGFNVTLDQFRGKVVLLNFWATWCGPCKIEMPAMERLYRSFSRKEFEILAVSTDAQGTAVTRPFQQEVGFTFPVLHDADFRIGLQYGARQLPMTFLIDRKGIIRNRIPGARDWSAPAGKRLVEALLQEPSRE; from the coding sequence GTGAGTGTGACGATGAAGCGCTGGACCGTATGCTCCATGGTCGGAGTGGGGTTGGTGATTGGCGGAGCCATTCTTGGCGACGCTCGGGGAGAGTCCTCCCCCGCGAACCCATCGTTCGTCCCGGTGGCCAATCGTGCCCCTCAGGTCGATGATGAGGCGCCGAATTTTCTGCTCAAGGATTCCCAGGGCTTCAACGTCACCCTCGATCAGTTTCGCGGCAAAGTCGTGCTCCTCAATTTCTGGGCAACCTGGTGCGGCCCCTGTAAAATCGAGATGCCGGCGATGGAGCGATTGTATCGATCGTTCAGCCGCAAGGAGTTCGAGATCCTGGCGGTTTCAACTGATGCTCAGGGAACGGCGGTCACTCGTCCGTTTCAGCAAGAAGTCGGGTTTACCTTTCCCGTGCTGCATGACGCCGATTTCAGGATCGGCCTCCAGTACGGTGCACGCCAGTTGCCGATGACCTTCCTGATTGATCGTAAGGGTATCATCCGCAACCGCATTCCCGGCGCCCGCGACTGGAGTGCGCCGGCAGGGAAGCGCCTAGTCGAAGCCCTGTTACAGGAGCCTTCGCGTGAGTGA
- a CDS encoding geranylgeranyl reductase family protein, whose product MTGRQGRTTYDVIIVGMGPAGASAAAALSRGGLAVLGLDKDTHPRYKVCGGGLSARIEQLLEPGFRSVVEQTIKGVQFVHRGRDPLLIESSEAIAYMVMRDRFDHYLVQQAIHAGTDIRTGDSVEGITQDSTGVEVLTGQRRFRAHVVIGADGANSLVARQLFPNRSQYRAPALESEVQIGEGRHFPGSTTILVDVGAARQGYGWIFPKRECLSVGVGEFRRKATNLRATFERFVKEERGLSGWEVPRPVGHPIPAYSEAERNQRSEGCSTFVNGRAALIGDAGHLVDPLFGEGIYYAVRSGQMVARAILADKQVCAESLLAYEAALEREILPDFRVTGRIASVVYAFPRLAFKLLRRYQEVVQAYFRVLQGHTTAAQFLPDAKQRLKASVNDLLLEALQMR is encoded by the coding sequence ATGACTGGTCGCCAAGGGCGCACAACCTACGATGTGATCATCGTCGGCATGGGGCCGGCGGGAGCGAGCGCTGCGGCGGCTCTCAGCCGGGGAGGCCTGGCGGTGCTGGGTTTGGACAAGGACACCCACCCGCGCTACAAAGTTTGCGGCGGCGGCCTGTCGGCGCGTATCGAGCAGCTGCTGGAGCCTGGGTTCCGGTCTGTCGTTGAACAGACCATCAAGGGCGTGCAGTTTGTTCATCGGGGACGGGACCCGTTGCTTATCGAATCGTCCGAGGCCATCGCCTACATGGTCATGCGAGATCGGTTCGATCACTATCTGGTGCAACAGGCGATTCACGCGGGGACCGATATCCGCACCGGTGACAGTGTGGAGGGGATCACGCAGGACTCCACTGGCGTAGAGGTTCTCACGGGGCAACGACGATTTCGCGCACATGTGGTGATCGGTGCGGACGGGGCGAATAGCCTCGTTGCACGACAACTTTTTCCGAATCGCTCTCAGTATCGGGCCCCCGCGCTTGAAAGTGAGGTGCAGATCGGTGAGGGGCGACATTTCCCTGGCTCCACGACGATCCTTGTGGATGTGGGGGCGGCCCGGCAGGGCTACGGATGGATTTTCCCCAAACGAGAGTGTCTCTCGGTGGGAGTGGGGGAGTTTCGTCGGAAAGCGACGAATCTGCGAGCGACCTTCGAACGCTTCGTGAAAGAGGAGCGAGGTCTCAGTGGGTGGGAAGTCCCGCGCCCGGTTGGGCATCCAATCCCTGCCTATTCAGAGGCGGAGAGAAACCAAAGATCGGAAGGGTGCTCCACCTTTGTCAACGGGCGCGCGGCGCTGATCGGAGATGCGGGGCATTTGGTCGATCCCTTGTTCGGGGAGGGAATCTACTACGCAGTCCGGTCCGGGCAGATGGTGGCTCGGGCGATTCTAGCGGATAAGCAGGTGTGCGCAGAATCGTTGCTCGCCTATGAGGCCGCGCTTGAGCGGGAGATTCTCCCAGACTTTCGAGTCACGGGTCGTATTGCGAGCGTCGTCTATGCCTTCCCCCGCCTGGCCTTTAAGCTGCTGCGTCGGTATCAAGAGGTGGTACAGGCCTATTTCAGGGTGTTGCAGGGGCACACGACGGCCGCACAGTTTCTGCCCGACGCGAAACAGCGTCTGAAGGCATCCGTCAATGACCTTCTCCTCGAGGCTTTACAGATGCGATAA
- a CDS encoding outer membrane protein assembly factor BamD, whose product MLWHSRGLCVHMAVIVGLLCIAGGCSSKPKPTADAKAVSGTDEQIFLGDTIEKNYDPNVIMKRGEAFFEKEEFAEAIVEYQHFLELHRVHPLAVYAQFRLAESHLRMGKSIDRDPDPIQKAIAAFEKLRKEFPGSKYEAQALQRLADCHDWLAQTHLFVGQFYYRRSSYLAAAHRFDMIMKDYPDKKVAPEALYYLAMTYQELGANDWATEKLQLLAEKYPTSDVAESGRRLLAKLEKQVSPPAPLVAANNESQPTQNGPTNSLIASSFTAAGLSTPTSPSIPDLKTSPGVSLRQPFVACRLGAWC is encoded by the coding sequence ATGCTCTGGCATTCAAGGGGTTTGTGTGTGCACATGGCCGTGATCGTGGGGCTGCTCTGCATCGCAGGCGGATGCTCCAGCAAACCGAAACCGACAGCCGATGCCAAAGCCGTCAGCGGCACGGACGAGCAGATCTTCCTCGGCGACACGATCGAGAAGAACTACGATCCCAATGTCATCATGAAGCGTGGCGAGGCCTTTTTTGAGAAGGAAGAGTTTGCTGAGGCGATCGTCGAATACCAGCATTTCCTGGAGCTCCATCGCGTCCACCCTCTGGCTGTCTATGCGCAGTTCCGTTTAGCTGAAAGCCATCTCCGGATGGGCAAATCGATCGACCGGGATCCAGATCCGATCCAAAAAGCGATTGCGGCGTTCGAGAAGTTGCGGAAGGAATTCCCCGGCAGCAAGTATGAAGCCCAGGCTCTCCAGCGCCTGGCGGACTGCCATGATTGGCTTGCGCAGACACACCTGTTCGTCGGCCAATTCTATTATCGCCGCTCGTCCTATCTCGCGGCAGCGCATCGCTTTGACATGATTATGAAGGACTATCCGGACAAGAAGGTGGCTCCGGAAGCCCTCTATTACCTCGCGATGACCTACCAGGAACTCGGCGCAAACGACTGGGCCACGGAAAAACTCCAACTCCTGGCCGAAAAGTATCCCACTAGTGACGTAGCTGAGAGCGGCCGTCGATTGCTGGCTAAATTGGAGAAACAGGTCTCTCCGCCAGCCCCTCTAGTCGCAGCGAACAATGAGTCCCAACCCACGCAGAACGGGCCGACCAACTCCTTGATAGCTAGTTCCTTCACAGCGGCGGGTCTTTCCACGCCCACATCCCCGAGCATTCCCGACCTCAAGACCTCACCGGGTGTGTCCCTTCGGCAACCGTTTGTCGCGTGCCGGCTCGGCGCATGGTGTTGA
- the ccsB gene encoding c-type cytochrome biogenesis protein CcsB, translated as MMRSLFLFDMTFWLYLAALGLYVAYLFAKRPAMQMAPAGHPIDNLEDRDGAWATQLGQVATLVTVFGWVLNTLALTTRAFERMEHSGTFAPWSNQFEAMAYVSWAIILGYVLLEFRYRIKAVGAFVVGIGFIAMGAASLLPYRYQTAEPLVPALNSYWIYIHVSVTLTSYAAFAMAGGLGLMYLFKERAVNRGIQSRFYAAFPDLETIDELGYKAIMLGFPLLAFGIILGAMWANYAWGGYWSWDPKETWSLIVWLIYGAYIHARMTRGWEGHKAAIYAIFGFLMVIFCFWGVNFLLSGLHAYA; from the coding sequence ATGATGCGATCGTTGTTTCTCTTCGATATGACATTTTGGCTCTACCTGGCCGCACTGGGTTTATATGTGGCGTATCTCTTCGCAAAACGTCCCGCCATGCAAATGGCTCCGGCAGGACACCCGATCGACAACCTTGAAGATCGTGACGGTGCCTGGGCCACCCAATTGGGACAAGTCGCCACGTTGGTCACTGTGTTCGGATGGGTGTTGAATACCCTCGCATTGACCACTCGCGCGTTCGAGCGAATGGAACATTCCGGGACCTTTGCCCCGTGGTCGAATCAATTCGAGGCGATGGCCTACGTATCCTGGGCCATTATTCTAGGATACGTGCTTCTGGAGTTTCGCTACAGGATCAAGGCGGTCGGCGCGTTTGTGGTGGGGATCGGGTTCATCGCCATGGGAGCGGCTTCGCTGTTGCCCTATCGGTATCAAACCGCCGAGCCGCTCGTGCCGGCCTTGAACAGTTATTGGATCTACATTCATGTCTCCGTCACCTTGACCAGCTACGCGGCCTTTGCCATGGCTGGTGGCTTGGGTCTGATGTATCTGTTCAAGGAGCGAGCGGTGAATCGGGGGATCCAGTCCCGATTCTACGCGGCCTTTCCAGATCTCGAAACTATCGATGAGCTTGGGTACAAGGCGATCATGCTTGGGTTCCCGCTCCTGGCGTTCGGGATCATTCTAGGGGCGATGTGGGCGAACTATGCATGGGGTGGATATTGGAGTTGGGACCCGAAGGAAACCTGGTCATTGATCGTATGGCTCATCTATGGTGCCTACATTCATGCCCGTATGACGAGGGGCTGGGAAGGGCATAAGGCTGCCATCTATGCGATCTTCGGATTCCTGATGGTGATTTTCTGTTTCTGGGGAGTCAACTTTTTGCTCTCCGGTCTACATGCGTACGCGTAG
- a CDS encoding 3-oxoacyl-ACP synthase III family protein, producing the protein MKRSRIVGTGSFVPPRVVGNEEVGGPLGLDSGQILALTGIRTRHWAEPGQASSDLAIAAGQRACEAAGLPPKSLDAILVSTTSPDSAFPSTACHVQRALGTGPLMAVDLSASCSGFLYGLSMADVLIRSGQIRSCLVVAAEVKSSSLDATDRETALLFGDGAGAVVVVGEESTASNAAGVLGLRLYAEGAGHGLITIPAGGSRQPGGVESVRAKEHFLRMRGSAVFRAAVRHLERAVLELFTEFGLRAGDVNRVIAHQANARILEQLRRRLGLSQDVMYSVIEQYGNTSSASLPIALDQAVRTQRVAAGDLVLFGAFGGGLTWATGLVRW; encoded by the coding sequence GTGAAGCGCAGTCGTATTGTCGGAACTGGTTCATTCGTGCCTCCTCGGGTTGTCGGCAACGAAGAGGTTGGGGGACCGCTCGGGTTAGATTCTGGACAGATTTTGGCCCTGACCGGAATTCGGACCAGACATTGGGCGGAGCCGGGACAGGCCTCCTCGGATTTGGCGATCGCCGCGGGGCAACGTGCCTGTGAGGCAGCGGGTCTTCCGCCCAAGTCGCTGGACGCCATTCTCGTGTCAACCACCTCCCCGGACAGCGCCTTTCCCTCTACGGCCTGTCATGTGCAACGCGCTCTGGGGACCGGTCCGCTGATGGCGGTAGACCTGTCGGCGTCCTGCTCAGGTTTTCTCTATGGGCTGTCGATGGCCGATGTGCTGATCCGAAGCGGCCAGATCCGTTCCTGCCTGGTGGTTGCCGCCGAAGTGAAGTCGAGTTCGCTTGATGCGACGGATCGGGAAACGGCCCTCTTGTTCGGAGATGGAGCCGGCGCCGTGGTGGTCGTGGGGGAAGAATCGACCGCATCCAACGCGGCTGGAGTTTTGGGCCTACGACTTTATGCTGAAGGGGCTGGGCATGGACTCATCACCATTCCAGCAGGAGGTTCGCGGCAGCCGGGAGGAGTCGAGTCCGTCCGTGCGAAGGAGCACTTTCTGCGGATGCGGGGCAGTGCGGTCTTTCGTGCGGCGGTGCGCCACCTGGAACGGGCGGTGCTGGAGCTGTTCACAGAATTTGGCCTCAGAGCAGGGGATGTGAATCGCGTGATTGCCCATCAGGCGAATGCCCGAATTTTGGAGCAACTTCGCCGCCGTCTCGGGTTGTCGCAGGACGTGATGTATTCGGTGATCGAACAGTACGGCAACACCTCTTCGGCCTCCCTCCCGATCGCATTGGATCAGGCCGTGCGTACGCAGCGAGTTGCGGCAGGAGATCTCGTGTTGTTCGGCGCGTTCGGCGGGGGCTTAACGTGGGCCACAGGACTGGTCCGGTGGTGA